Within the Herbaspirillum sp. RTI4 genome, the region AGCCGTTGAAACGATCTGGTCGGCCTCCCTTGCCACAGAAAGTTATCGCATGAATACCATCGCCAAGCCGGATTCGGCTGTGAACCGCCACGACAACGCAGCGCCGATTGAAACCGATGCCGTCATCATTGGTGCCGGTCCGGTAGGACTGTTTCAGGTTTTTGAACTTGGCCTGCTCGAAATCAAGGCCCATGTCATCGATTCTCTGGCAACCGTCGGCGGCCAGTGCGTAGAGCTGTATCCCGACAAGCCAATTTACGACATCCCTGCTGTACCAGTCTGCACCGGTCAGGAATTGACCGACAATCTGCTCAAGCAGATCGAACCCTTCGCGCCCACCTTCCATCTCGGACAAGAAGTCACCTTGCTGCACAAGCGTGAAGACGGCCGTTTCGATGTCGAAACCTCGGCAGGAACCACATTCATAAGCAAGACCATTTTCATCGCCGCAGGCGTCGGTTCATTCCAGGCACGCACCCTGAAAGTGGATGGCATCGAACAGTTCGAAGGCACGCAACTGCACTACCGCGTCAAGGACCCGTCGCTGTTCACAGGACGCAATATTGTCATTTGCGGCGGCGGCGACTCGGCTTTGGACTGGGCGCTGAATTTCGTCGGCAAGGCGGAATCGGTCGTACTGCTGCATCGCCGCGATGATTTCCGCGCCGCGCCTGCTTCTGTTTCAAAAATGAAACAATTGTGCGAAGACTACGAAATGCAATTCCTGACGGGCCAGGTCACCGGTTTTGAGACCAAGGATGACAAGCTGACTGAAATCAAGGTCAGCGGCGCAGATGGCGTAACCCGTCGCATGCCGCTGGACATGCTGCTGGTGTTTTTCGGCCTGTCGCCTAAACTCGGCCCGATCGCCGATTGGGGCCTGGACATTGAGCGCAAGCAACTCAAAGTGGTCGATACCGAAAAGTTCGAAACCAACATCCCCGGCATCTTCGCCGTAGGCGATATCAACACCTACCCAGGGAAAAAGAAGCTCATCCTGTCCGGCTTCCACGAAGCTGCACTGGCCGCTTTCGGCGCAGCGCCTTACATTTTCCCCGACAAGAAAATCCATATGCAGTACACCACTACGTCGCCGAAACTGCACAAGATCCTGGGCGTTGAATCACCCACTTTCGACTAAGCAATGACGGCATCAACGCAATACATCTGCAATACCATCCGTATTACGCTCCTCAATACGGCGTGACAGGCAAGCAAGTCGCCTGCACGCCGCCCTTCCTTACCGCCTCCCTGGATGCAGCCAGCCAGTTTCACCCTCCTGACGCAAGGAATGGGAAATGCTGCCGATAACTTACCTAAGTGCTCTATAGCAAGGCACAATGCAGCATCCTCAAGAGATCCTGCCTTTGCAGTGGCGCTGAATCAGCTTACAAAAAACGTATAAAGAACCGATTCGGGCAAACTTGCTCCGCCCATTTGCACCATTTCTGCACACAGAATCCGGCAATTTTAAAAAAACTGATAGAATATTGCATTGCAACATAGCTAGATAATAGCAACGGTCTCTCCAGGGGGACCGGTAAATTTGCCCGCTTACTTGCCAGCTTATATTTATAAGAGGTCCCCCATGCTGTATCAGCTCCATGAACTCAATCGCAATTTCCTGCACCCGTTAATGCAATGGGCAGAAAACTCCGCCAAATTGTTTTCCAACCCGATTTCACCTCTGGCGCATACCCCGTTTGCACAGGGCATGGCGGCCGGTTCGGAATTATTGTTCCGACTCGGAAAAAGCTACGAAAAACCCGAATTCCTGATTACCGACACCCTGGTCGGCGGCAAAACCGTCGCCATCGTTGAAGAAGTCACTGTCAGCAAGGCATTTTGCCGTTTGCTGCACTTCAAAAAAGACCTGAGCGCCAAAGATGTCAAGGCTCTGAAGCAACCGACGGTGCTGCTGGTTGCTCCGCTCTCCGGTCACCATGCCACGCTGCTGCGCGACACCGTACGTGGTCTGCTGCCTGAACACGACGTCTACATCACCGACTGGACCGACGCCCGCACCGTCCCGCTGACAGAAGGCCCCTTCCATCTGCATGACTACGTGTACTACGTCCAGGACTTCATCCGCCAGCTCGGCCCCGATCTGCACGTCATTTCGGTTTGCCAGCCAACCGTACCGGTACTGGCCGCCATTGCGCTCATGGCCACCGCCAAAGACTCAAAACTGCCAAAGTCGATGACCATGATGGGCGGCCCTATCGACGGTCGCAAATCACCGACCGCAGTCAACAATCTGGCGACTGAAAAACCGTTTTCCTGGTTTGAAAATACCGTGATCTACAGCGTCCCGGCCAATTTCCCCGCCGCCGGCCGCAGGGTCTACCCGGGCTTCCTGCAACACGCCGGCTTTGTCGCGATGAATCCGCAGCGCCACACGCAGAGCCACTGGGACTTCTACAAGCACCTGTATGCAGGCGATCAGGAATCGGCCGCAGAACATCGCAAGTTCTACGACGAATACAACGCCGTGCTCGACATGCCTGCCGAGTTCTACCTGGAAACCATCAAGATCGTGTTCCAGGATTTCAACCTGCCGCTGGGCACCTGGGAAATCGAAGGCAAACTGGTGCGGCCGCAAGACATCAAAACCGTCGCGCTGCTGACCATCGAAGGCGAACTCGACGATATTTCAGGTTCCGGCCAGACCGAAGCCGCACAAGCGCTCTGCGCAGGAATACCGGCTGGCAACAAGGAACACTTCACCGCACCGCAATGTGGTCATTACGGCATTTTTGCCGGACGCCGCTGGCGTGAAGTGATTTGCCCGAAAATCAGCACCTTCATCAAAACTCACGCCGGATAAAACGCAGGCCTGAAACCTGCATGGCATGACTCAACAGTGATAACTCAATGGCATGGCTCGATGGCATGATTCAGCGGCAAACCTGCCAGCGATTCATGCCAGCGAAGCACCCCCTAAGCTTATTTTCCTTCTGCTTATTTCACTTCTGCTTACTTCCCTGCCGTTGATTGCCCACACCCGTGATCCAGCCAGACTTCTGCGCTGCCCCGTTCGCCCTTGTCGAAATTGACCGGGCTGTTGATCAGGTAAAACCCCTCACTGCCATCGCTGAACCGCGCGCCCGTCAACAATAATGACTGCGCACCCATCGCACGCCGCGCGTAGGGACTCATCGCCGCTGCCAGCTTAAACGGATTGCGCCCCTCCAGATTGCTCCCCACCAGCCGCATCACC harbors:
- a CDS encoding NAD(P)/FAD-dependent oxidoreductase translates to MNTIAKPDSAVNRHDNAAPIETDAVIIGAGPVGLFQVFELGLLEIKAHVIDSLATVGGQCVELYPDKPIYDIPAVPVCTGQELTDNLLKQIEPFAPTFHLGQEVTLLHKREDGRFDVETSAGTTFISKTIFIAAGVGSFQARTLKVDGIEQFEGTQLHYRVKDPSLFTGRNIVICGGGDSALDWALNFVGKAESVVLLHRRDDFRAAPASVSKMKQLCEDYEMQFLTGQVTGFETKDDKLTEIKVSGADGVTRRMPLDMLLVFFGLSPKLGPIADWGLDIERKQLKVVDTEKFETNIPGIFAVGDINTYPGKKKLILSGFHEAALAAFGAAPYIFPDKKIHMQYTTTSPKLHKILGVESPTFD
- a CDS encoding polyhydroxyalkanoate depolymerase, whose translation is MLYQLHELNRNFLHPLMQWAENSAKLFSNPISPLAHTPFAQGMAAGSELLFRLGKSYEKPEFLITDTLVGGKTVAIVEEVTVSKAFCRLLHFKKDLSAKDVKALKQPTVLLVAPLSGHHATLLRDTVRGLLPEHDVYITDWTDARTVPLTEGPFHLHDYVYYVQDFIRQLGPDLHVISVCQPTVPVLAAIALMATAKDSKLPKSMTMMGGPIDGRKSPTAVNNLATEKPFSWFENTVIYSVPANFPAAGRRVYPGFLQHAGFVAMNPQRHTQSHWDFYKHLYAGDQESAAEHRKFYDEYNAVLDMPAEFYLETIKIVFQDFNLPLGTWEIEGKLVRPQDIKTVALLTIEGELDDISGSGQTEAAQALCAGIPAGNKEHFTAPQCGHYGIFAGRRWREVICPKISTFIKTHAG